Part of the Chanodichthys erythropterus isolate Z2021 chromosome 13, ASM2448905v1, whole genome shotgun sequence genome is shown below.
tcaaaaacaaaaatatgaaagtgaggagagcaacgttatgcattttgccgCCGCCTCATGCGCCGTCGTTAAGCAACGgagtaaacagctgctggtttgatgacgcaaacgaaccgcgggtcggacccaaataatataatgtgaacacagtccagtgggggcagggggaggggggagcaaTCGAACTCGTGTTCAgtccaggcaatcgaaccaagtgtgaaagcaccctaactTTAGCCGCATTCATTGTGGAACTGGCTAACTAGCACATTATTAGGAAAGGCGATTTGCaaagattcataaaaaaaatctataatgtTACTCACGTCTTCTGGAGGTACCGATCCACCGATTCAGGAACTTTTtagcaaaacaaaaactttttagTGCAGACATAAACGCATATAGGTAGATCCGGGGGCGCATtcccttcaaaaacaaaactaatccACTGCGTCTTCAGCGGCTCCGATGTCGAGAGTAAAGGATGACtgctatgttcattattatatCCAATAACAAAACGCCTCAGTTGCTTTGGAGACATTCTTGTCTACACCTGTGTGGCGTTGAAACAATGGCGGACTGTTTACAGCTCACTCAGGGCGGGTCTATGCTAAAACGGCAGTGTCCGTCAAGAGTTGTGGGAGGGGCCTGTGCAAATTTACGTCACTTTGCCAAGAATCAGTTAACGGCTTGATCTGACAAAGTGCTTATGATTtgtggggattaaaaaaaagcactgggtggatttttatcactatagggGGGTTGTGTAGatacactgccaacacacatttgtgTCCAAACACCATTTTGCATCTGATATcccctttaatttgtgttctgaagatgaacaaaggtctaacgggtgtggaatgacatgagggtgagtaataaagtacataattttcatttttggctgaactaatcctttaaggccaTCCTTCACACACCACCCTTCATAGACGGCTCCAAATCCCCCTTGACCAGTATATTGCCGACTTCATAGCAGGAATCTATAAAAGATAATGTtatttgacataaaaagtcaagcAGTGACAGAGTGACATGCTCCATCTAAAACTATATTTTAcatcaatataattttttttccatcttatataattacagttttatgagcttaaattaaattcaattgAAGTAAAACAAACTTGCAGACTGGAGCTTGGAAAGCATCAAGATTCCAGTCAGACTAAGTGCAGCCTGGAGCTTGAAAGGCGTCAACACTCCAGTTGGACTCAGAGTGGACTGGAGCTTTCGAGGGTGTCCACAGGAGCTTGCAGGCTGGAACACATCTCCAGTCACACACATTGCGGGCTGAAACTTGTAGGGCGTTTACACTCCAGTCTGACACGTTGTCTGTAGCTTGGAGTGCATTAACACTCCAGTCAGACTCAATGCAGACTGTAGCCTGGAGGGGATCAACACTCCAGTTGGACTCAGAGCTGACTGGAGCTTGGAGAGTATCAACTTTCTAGGGCGTCAACACAGAACacgttttttttctgttaaaaatGCAAGACGCAGgccagtaaaataaaaaaagaggtCTAGcgacacatttttttaaaacagtgaACTTATTTTAACTTGTAAGCCACTCTTTTAGCATACCGTGTCATGAACGAGATGCTGCAAAAGGTGCGAGAAACAAGCGCAACTGTTAAAGATGTCCATCTAGCatgtttacattgaaaaataatGGAAAAGTAGCACAGTGGAATGGATaaatgcattctgtgtgaatggcccctaaCGCAGTTACGTTATAATTTAACCaatgattaaaatgtttattcttttttattgaAAAAGATTTGATCACTGATTCTTATCTATACTCTTATTGATACTACTCTGCAAAATTTGGCGCAAAAAATAAAGACATGACAAAAAGATATGAAAAGATTCAACAGTTACTTTATTGTTATTTACTTCTACTTACTTATACTTTTATTTGCAGAAATATGTTAAATTGTTTCCTGATATAAGGCAACTGTCCTGGATATGAGGCAATGGCTACAAATGTCTGGTGGTGATGTGCTTTAATACTGCTTCACTACCAGTAGCTAAACCTAAACAATATTACAATTATCAAAAGTCTATAGTCCTTGAGCTTGAGAagcaaacaaataaagaaaataacatttataaagagTAAAGATATGTAAAAAGAACAATACAGAGATTTCAAGCATCTCTCCTGTATTATTTGGCCCACCCCAAAAATACATCAACAGGTTTTTGTTAAAGAAAATGAGCATGTTGACTGAGATCTCTCATTACTGACTGTGTCCCCAGCTATGGAAAACACTCTTTCAGACAGTGTTGGGGAGGCAGAGAGAGATGATGGAGAGCTGTGAGAGACAAGGAAGTGTTCTTTCTTAACCCACCAAAGGAGGGGAGAGTCTTCTGAGGCAAGGATAAGAGGGTATTCTCTTCTTCACTCTTGATCTTTGCAAACTGGaagctgaaaaagaaaatttgcaATACTATTATAGTCAGGTTTATTGCTTTTTGATAGAAAGGTAAGAGAAAATTATGTCTAACTTACATGTTCCTCATCTTCCTCCTTTGCCTTATCCCAAGCTGATCATCATCCTTCTCTGGCATCTGAAAGGAAGCATTAACTTGTAAATATTGCTAAtctgtgtttattttaatgcttttgaaagaatttctcttatgctcaccaagtctgcatttatttgatcaagaatacagtaaaaacagttttctattttaatatatgttcaAATATAATTATTCCTTTGATtcaaagcttaattttcagcatcattttcccagtctgcagtgtcacatgatccttcagaaatcattctaatatgctgatttgctgctcaagaaacatttcttattaaaaatgttgaaaacatttgtgctgttccatatttttgtgtaaaccatGATACATGCAAAAAGGGGGTGATTTGAACCATTTGAACAGCTTTGCTATGAAATGTTTTgccaatatattaatattgttcaacagaaaaataaacatgcatCTGTATTTGTGCCATATTTGATATCAAGTTAAGGTAAGATAAAGCGATGTTGTATCTGTgacagaaatattaatttatcatTCTGCAACATAATTTATTCTGTTTTTGTACAGTACAGTATAGATATGGTTTGTTTACATTGTTTGGTAACTTCTAAGTCAGGCTATAGGCCTATCGATTAAAAACAGTTCTTGTTGTCATGTGTCAAACTGATGTTTGCAGTATGttgaaaatattgaaaaatgggctataaaatatgaatgaaggaACTTTCAGCCCGTGTCACTTTGTCAAACAATATTAAATGTAGACACTTATCCAGCTCTTTTCACATTTTGTGATGCAGATTGTAATGGCACTGCCCACAAAGGAAATATACATATCCATTGccaaatttgtattattattattagttgtgTTGAATTTATGTGGGTTTGATTTTGATATCGGACTGGGTACAAGCATAAAATTCAGGGATTGACATTGTTTTCTATATATTAGAATGAATTAGTTCTGTGATGTTATAAGTTAAAGATAAGTATAGCATCAAGAAGGCAGTTTAATAGAAACATAATTTAACTTGTTTACACTGTGGAATCGTCAACATCTCTCATACATCAGCATTCAGAATGTAGGCCTACGTACAGGCAGGATGCGAATTACATGTTTCCGGTGCGGGGTCAGAGCGCCCTTAACGCTGTACATCactctattttaatatttaaaaattaaaataaaaacaattttttacattttttatccaaatataTGCAATGCACAATACAATTCAGGATATAAGGGGCATGTCCGTAGCCTCCTTATGTAGTCCCACGCCCTTGCTTCCAGGCAGTTTTGGGTGAAAAAATGGGCTGCTGTGGACTTAGAGCCACTCGCCCAGCAAGCCTCTTTcccgtcagtttttttttaaacagtgtaGATATGTGATCTAACAACACCTGCATCTTGTGGCATCAACATCATATGAAAATGACGGACGCTAGTTGGCGCAAGCGTCACGCACACCAGCAGCACCAGATTCTGACACCAATTCATTTCCAGAAATACCGTATTAAAAAGTGTGTGTTGCCTCAAAACATATGCACAATGTCAACAAACGGCAGGACCTCGAGAATATTACAATTTATGGCCCCAGATGAGCGGCGTCAGTTTGGAATCGAGGTAACTGCACATCAGTTAATAAGCTGCTTAATCTTCTAATGAAAAGTTTACAATAAAGCACGCTAGCAAGCAACTCACTTCTCATTATGTGTGCttaaaatgagatttatattaACGTAAGTTCTCTACAACGCTAAAATTGAACAAATTACACTTTCTAGAatgtataaaaatgttaaacaaagcTTTTTGACCTCCACGTGTGATCCATTTGGTGGTGGCCAGGCTTGGAGTTGACTTCACACCTTCACAAAATGTAGGCCTGTTATGTTACCATGTACTGCGGTTGTACCTTCATGGTATAATGTCGACATCAGAATGTAGTTCCATGGTGCTTTGAAACCACAATACTGAACAATTAGCGTATTCATATGCTTCTCCAATACCATGTCCAAGACCCATTATTTTACTGTTGTAACGTTACctctttgtatttatttgatagtGGAAGTTtgtgttaaattaaataatatttaatactgTTAAGTTTTTGATAGCGGTGTTTCATGTTAAGTCACATTTAGCAAAATATGGCAAGTGCAACTTATCtaatatgaactgttttataaTAGTTGCTCAACTTGGATAAATTAGCTTTAACGCTACATACATAAttgtaatacattttgtattaatgttaatacattttcatgtcTTAGACTCCTTTCCAGCGTCTGGCTTGGCAAATGCAAGACGTATTAGGGGATGGAGGAATTCTCAAAGAGGTCGTCCATGCAGGGGAAGGTCCTCCTGTACCCATGCATGCCTCTGTATCAAGTAAATGATGCAATTGAACATGGTTTTAATGGAGTCATAGTTCTAGCTTCTCCCTTATGATAGTCCAATAGTCCAGAGATAAATGATTCTTAGCATACTGTTCAAaactttggggtcagtaatattctttaatttttttcaccAAGGCTGAGCATaagttaaaattgtaatattgtgaaatattattacaatttaaaataactttttaaatgattaataattattattttctataatatattttaaaatgctgaaTTTTTAGTAGCCATTActcttcttcagtgtcacacgatgatttgaaagcatttattattattatcaaagttgaaaaccgttgtgatgcttaatatttttgtggaaactgtgacacATTTGTTTCAGGGTGTttcagaacagcatttatttgccattttttgatcaattcaatgcgtccttgctgaataaaagtattaatttcttttaaaaaaacaacaacaacaaaacttttGATAGTGTTGGTTGTGTTAGTAcgtattttaaaggattagttcactttcaaatgaaaatttcctgataatttactcacccccatgtcatccaagatgttcatgtctttctttcttcatgcgaaaagaaattaaggtttttgattaaaacattccaggatttttctccatatagtagacttcaatggcctccaaacagttgaaggtcagtttcattgcagcttcaaagcgttgtacacgatcccagacaatatgctagtgcaatatactagtgcaagtatataacaatttagttcaaactttgacctgtggagggcagtaatacacttaacaTTGTCTACACTGCCGTAATtctaataaagaagaagaagagagctagttcaatattttatgattttatgataATCaagcatttattgtttgaacttatataattttcatttttttttagaaaatgagcgattgtttctctagataagacccttatttcccatctgggattgtgtagaacaatttgaagctgcaaagaattttgaccttcaaccgtttggaggccgttgaagtccactatatggagaaaaatcctggaatgttttcatcaaaaaccttcatttcttttcgactgaagaaagaaagacatgaacatcttggatgacatgggggtgagtaaattatcaggaaattttaatttgaaagtgaactaatcctttaatttcatacattctctttttttgttagtttctCATTAGCTTTTCGACGTTAACTCATTTCATCCACAGTTCATTTCTCTGGTTTCATTGAGTACTCTGACGCACCATTTGAAACCACCAACCACCTCAAATATCCACGTATGATGAAGCTTGGTAGAGGTAGGATGGAAATTGAACTCTCCCTTtagaattataataattttgattctccttttattttgtcttgtttgtCCAGTGCCAAGACACTCAAACCTCTTTCTCCGTAGATGTTACTTTGTATGGCCTAGAGCTCGGTCTTCTTACTATGAAGAAAGGCGAGTTCTCTCGTTTTCTCTTCAAGCCCAAATATGCCTATGGGGACCTTGGGTGCCCCCCACACATACCTCCATTAGCCACAGTCCTCTATGAGGTGCACGTCCTTGATTTTCTGGACTCAGCACAAGTGGATGAATTCATGGATTTGACTATGGTAAGATTTAATGCATTTACTGTAACTTTCTCATTTAGTTTGTTTGTGGTATCTAAGATGGTGATTTCAACATTCCCCAGGAAGAGCAGAATACTGTTCCTCTGTCCACCTTGCTTAATGTGCTGGAAACACAGCGGAGCTTTGGCAACCTCTGCTTCAATAAGAAGCACTATGAAGATGCTCGAGAGAGATACAAGCAGGTCTTAGAAGTATCTTATTTGTTTCTCAAGTATGAGTTATTCTAGCTATAGACTGTGATTTTTAACATCCTGTTGTCCCATGGTTCAGGCCATGACACTTTTGCAGAATCGTGAGCCGGTGGATGATGAAGAGAAGAAGCGTCTTGAGGAAATAAAGTTGCTTTTCCTGCTCAACCTCTCACTCACGTACCTCAAACTGGAGAAACCCCAGAAGGCCCTTTGCTTTGGTCAGAAAGCACTGGACATCAACCCCCAGAACACTAAAGCTCTCTTCCGCTGCGGCCAGGTTAGgcaatattttgtcatttttatatcCTTTGTTGAAAATCCGATCATAATTTTTTAGTAAAAGGCATATTGCTCTGTAAAATCTAGGGCTGTCAATCaaaattttaatcaaaatacatGATATGCTGATTAATTGCTGAGAAAAGCACCCAAATTAAGGGCGTTTTCAGATctgtaaattatttgtttttgttctgaaacaggaactaaaattgtaataatgttgcattttctccgtacattttttttttccagttcactttcacaaggcaacatttcaaagcATACCAAAAAGTGTTTATACACCAATATATCTTAACTAGATTATATCAATTAGAGTGGGAATCAATGCTTTGTCAGCACAGCATTCTTATAGacagtgctgtttttttttgtaacccaTTTCCCATTATGAATCATGCCACAGCTTGGTTTGTTGGTTTGTCTGGTCAGATTTCTTTCTCACCAGAACCAAACTGCTTGAAAGTCAATTGGGTTAATTTTCAGTCGGACTGAGACTACCGCATTCAGGTGATCTCGGAttgattatttaatataattccGAGCGCAATAGTTGTGTTTATATATTCAGATATATTGCACGGTATACCGGTATGGAAAAATACTGGTATACATTATATTTCAATTGGTACAATTTAATAATTTCGCTAACTTGGTACACAGAAGTTCACTGCTATGCAGCAGTGTTACCCAAACTGACAACAGATAATTGTAATACACGTAATTGTGCTGATGATATAAAATAagagaatatcatgaaaaactATATAGTGTTAATTCGTCCATGTGTATTTTTGTAAGCACTCTGTGAAGAGTGTCAAAGATTTACAAcatatttttgcagtgttgaACATTATAGCCAATCAtggacatatctgttgagcatgtgaaagtaatggccaatcagatgtgTTTGCTCTGAATCCACTCAACACTGCTCAATACACTGCTGGAGTTTGTTTAGAGCAAGCTCATAGATTTCAGCCAAAGCACATTCACTAATcctattattataaaaaaacaacacaatgtaaataagaTTCATTATACAGTATTGTCATATTCATTGATTATAACGGGAGTTGGTAAGGTGGCGGCGCGGAGCTTTAGTGATTTATATATAATACGGTATACATTTATCATGATGCTGCTAACTGCACATTTCAAAGTTTCTGGAATGACAACCATATTTAAATGGTGGAATAATTCTGAAACCATGATGATTGACAGTGATAATCATAACAATggacaagacaaaaataaaatactgataCTATATGTCAAAATAGATCTGTGCATTCGGTTGAGGTGCGTACATGCAAACTAATAGATCTGCCACTTGTTCTGTGTAATGTGTTACTTATAGGAATATTGCACTTTTTGTATAATTCAATAATAgtacagtaataaaaaaaactattttaattgTATATCTTCAGTTTTACTGGGTATGGAGCACTGAAAAGtgctgtttatgttgtttatatataaatgcttGAAAACAAGCCACACATTTGTTACTGCAGTGTTTCATGCAGTGTTCTTAACGAAATTGCTTTTAATTCAGTTACAGGGCTCTCAAGTGTCACACATTGAGCGTGACAGTCACTCATTTCGGTCTTTTGTCAGGCACTcccgccacacattgtatttctcatgcagaaaaactatttatcatatatttaatatgccgcAGCGCCCAAAATGTATCTGGTCGCGCCGCTCTCTCTGGAACCGGGCAGGAATCAAGCGCGTCTAGAAcctgccacttatcagccaatcaaaaaaaagaaagaggctacacaatagccaatcagaaaatggcactattgtatctgggtaagatttaacgcaacaaccaatgaaaaaaaagcataatcaaAGAGTGACCATTAGTTCCACAAATACAGACACAGGCTcccacaaataaattaattcaacaaagctaacctcttttgctacatatttttaatggtttaaatgtgtactctacatgtttgaccacttacaaactctcatttagcctactatatgttgtgtacatgACTAAAGTGCCCAACCATCAgctattaattaattacttttagagcacaaaattgtttacaagagaacaaatttcttcattgatctAGTCACTTAATTTTGCTCTTAGAATGCACTAGattcatgcatttaaatttaaaatgtacaaaattttcctaCGGggggggggcatgcccccggacccccggacccccctagatgTCACTCTTGCCTGTCTccaaaacttgagagccctgcaGTTATCTTTTGAGGTAGCTTAGTCTCTGATAGTATTAATTTAGTATCAATACAGAGGTATTAGATTCTGGTATCTTACTGAAGCCAAAAATGTGGTATCTAGCCAACCCATAGCCGAAACTAACCAAACTATGTGAGAAAACATGGCAGGTTCCAAAAAAGGTCTCCAGTTATTgaatgtaaccatggttccctgagatgaGGGAAGGAGATATTGCATCAGAGGATGACGCTATGGTGGAAACTCCTTTCACAGAGACATCCTGATTGACTAACGCTGTTACACTTGCAACAGCCAATGGCGTTAAAGCATGCAAAATTGGGGTGGGCCAAAATCTTTCGACTGAATGATGGTCATGAAAAACCCTGAGTAATAGTAACTTGGCATGAACGCAATGTCTTGTTCCCTCATCTCGAGGTTACATTCAGTAACCAGAGACTTTCCTTTTTGATTTCAGTTCACTCTACATGGTGTCAGAAGCTATGGGGAATGTATAAAATCCTGCTGTGTTACTGAGAAGGGTTGCTTGGTGTAAGCGAAGCTAATGGCCCAAA
Proteins encoded:
- the fkbp6 gene encoding inactive peptidyl-prolyl cis-trans isomerase FKBP6: MKMTDASWRKRHAHQQHQILTPIHFQKYRIKKCVLPQNICTMSTNGRTSRILQFMAPDERRQFGIETPFQRLAWQMQDVLGDGGILKEVVHAGEGPPVPMHASVSIHFSGFIEYSDAPFETTNHLKYPRMMKLGRDVTLYGLELGLLTMKKGEFSRFLFKPKYAYGDLGCPPHIPPLATVLYEVHVLDFLDSAQVDEFMDLTMEEQNTVPLSTLLNVLETQRSFGNLCFNKKHYEDARERYKQAMTLLQNREPVDDEEKKRLEEIKLLFLLNLSLTYLKLEKPQKALCFGQKALDINPQNTKALFRCGQACLEMNDYEKAQDYLTLAQAKKPFDPDINTLLKKLALCYKDYLDKEKEMCTKMFSGLKRTEK